Proteins co-encoded in one Papaver somniferum cultivar HN1 chromosome 5, ASM357369v1, whole genome shotgun sequence genomic window:
- the LOC113278598 gene encoding uncharacterized protein LOC113278598, producing MNAFKAYKACVPIAWSSNIYITQVRGIPGTRKSHRRTLEALRLGKSNRTVMRWNTPTVRGMLQQVKRLVVIETEEMYKARMQKQETHRAIRPPIAVSHHSVPAKDSSE from the exons ATGAATGCGTTCAAGGCTTATAAAGCTTGTGTTCCAATTGCCTGGAGTTCAAACATATATATAACCCAGGTGAGGGGAATTCCGGGGACAAGGAAATCTCACAGGCGCACCCTTGAGGCCTTGCGCCTTGGCAAATCTAACCGAACTGTCATGCGATGGAATACACCTACGGTTAGAGGGATGCTTCAGCAG GTTAAGAGGTTGGTTGTGATCGAAACAGAAGAGATGTACAAGGCCCGCATGCAAAAACAAGAAACCCATCGAGCTATACGCCCCCCTATTGCTGTCAGCCATCACTCCGTTCCTGCAAAAGATTCTTCTGAGTAA